A genome region from Maridesulfovibrio salexigens DSM 2638 includes the following:
- the aroL gene encoding shikimate kinase AroL: MVSNIYLIGPRACGKTTVGKQLADKLRLEFFDSDEVLVRKAGCEIAQYVEQHGWDGFRDLEAEVLRELSVQQNAVISCGGGIVVREENRTLLGDNFTVYIKADVETLANRLLSDPNHDQRPSLTGKSIVDEIREVLDAREDLYSGCANLVADGSGSIEDVCSEILDSYQSFSKGEK; encoded by the coding sequence ATGGTATCCAATATTTATCTGATCGGTCCCCGTGCCTGCGGTAAAACTACTGTAGGAAAACAACTTGCCGATAAGCTTCGTCTTGAATTCTTCGATAGTGATGAAGTGCTTGTGCGAAAAGCAGGCTGCGAGATTGCGCAGTACGTAGAACAGCATGGCTGGGATGGCTTCCGTGATTTGGAAGCGGAAGTGCTTCGCGAATTATCCGTTCAGCAGAATGCTGTCATTTCCTGCGGCGGTGGAATTGTTGTCCGTGAGGAAAACAGAACTTTGTTAGGTGATAATTTTACAGTTTATATTAAAGCGGACGTAGAAACTCTCGCTAACCGTCTGCTGTCCGATCCAAATCATGATCAGCGTCCGTCGCTTACCGGAAAGTCCATTGTCGATGAAATCCGCGAAGTACTGGATGCGCGAGAGGACCTTTATTCCGGTTGTGCAAATCTTGTAGCGGACGGTTCCGGTTCGATCGAAGATGTTTGCAGTGAGATTTTAGATAGCTACCAATCCTTCAGCAAAGGGGAGAAATAA
- the aroC gene encoding chorismate synthase, with protein sequence MSGNTFGQIFKVTTYGESHGPGLGGVIDGCPAGIELSEEIIQLELDRRKPGQGIASTARKEADRVKILSGVFEGRTTGTSIGFHIENTDQRSHDYSKIMNVYRPGHADRTFDAKYGFRDYRGGGRSSGRETVSRVAGGAVAQEFLRQQSISCQAYTVRIGGIDGEVKAPEKAHELPFFSADPDVIPSWEERIKEVRSQGDTLGGVVEVCIKGVPAGLGEPVFDKLDARLAYALMSVGAVKGVEIGAGCKAADALGSENNDFMDGDGFCSNNAGGVLGGISSGQDVVVRAYVKPIPSISKPQQTVDRDGNATEIKIGGRHDICAIPRIVPVLKSMAMLTVADFILLQRRMG encoded by the coding sequence ATGAGCGGCAATACATTCGGCCAGATTTTTAAGGTAACCACCTACGGCGAATCCCACGGCCCCGGACTTGGAGGAGTTATTGACGGCTGTCCGGCAGGGATTGAACTTAGCGAAGAGATTATTCAGCTTGAATTGGATCGTCGCAAGCCCGGACAGGGCATTGCTTCCACCGCCCGCAAAGAGGCGGACCGGGTCAAGATTCTTTCCGGTGTTTTTGAAGGCCGTACAACCGGGACTTCAATTGGTTTTCACATCGAGAACACTGATCAGCGCTCCCACGATTATTCCAAAATAATGAATGTATACAGGCCCGGACATGCAGACCGGACCTTTGACGCCAAGTACGGTTTTCGCGATTATCGCGGTGGAGGGCGTTCTTCCGGACGTGAGACTGTTTCCCGTGTAGCTGGCGGGGCAGTGGCACAGGAATTTTTGCGTCAGCAATCCATAAGCTGCCAAGCCTACACCGTGCGAATCGGTGGAATTGACGGAGAGGTCAAAGCTCCCGAAAAAGCGCACGAACTGCCTTTCTTCTCTGCTGATCCTGATGTTATTCCCAGTTGGGAAGAGCGGATCAAAGAAGTCCGTTCACAGGGTGATACCCTTGGCGGAGTTGTGGAAGTTTGCATCAAAGGTGTGCCTGCCGGACTCGGTGAGCCTGTTTTTGATAAGCTTGATGCCCGCCTTGCTTATGCGCTCATGTCTGTGGGGGCGGTCAAAGGCGTTGAAATCGGTGCCGGTTGTAAGGCAGCGGATGCTCTTGGAAGCGAGAATAATGATTTTATGGATGGCGATGGCTTTTGCAGCAACAATGCTGGAGGTGTCCTCGGCGGTATTTCCAGTGGGCAGGATGTTGTTGTCCGTGCATATGTGAAGCCGATTCCATCCATCAGCAAACCGCAGCAGACCGTTGACCGTGACGGCAATGCAACCGAGATTAAGATCGGGGGCAGGCATGATATCTGCGCTATCCCTCGCATTGTGCCGGTACTTAAATCTATGGCCATGCTCACGGTGGCGGATTTTATTTTGCTGCAACGAAGAATGGGTTAA
- a CDS encoding SAM-dependent methyltransferase — MTQINYSKSSKYTDLDTIYAQCSGPGGLKLSDFMAQKMGIRPDTRLLDVGCNRGVQACFLAKEYGVSVFGIDPWDDRMDGRPMVEHAQANAQQWGVENLVLTQKIGVPETHLASESFDFATSTTALEMVRGISGEEGYIECLKEIRRVLKPGGIFALGEPMHLDVPLPEDLEPYVSQPEFPWKECFRTVDSTVADLKLAGFEIVESGYAPDAWDWWMEFAKHDPFCKKDPDDDPKTLAVDNGRWTSFGYIIAKK, encoded by the coding sequence ATGACGCAGATTAATTACTCAAAATCATCAAAATATACTGATCTGGACACCATCTACGCACAGTGCAGCGGTCCCGGAGGACTGAAACTCAGTGACTTCATGGCCCAGAAAATGGGCATCCGGCCCGATACGCGACTGCTGGATGTAGGTTGTAACCGTGGGGTTCAAGCCTGTTTCCTTGCCAAGGAATACGGAGTATCCGTATTTGGTATTGATCCTTGGGATGACCGCATGGACGGCAGACCGATGGTGGAACATGCCCAAGCCAACGCACAGCAATGGGGTGTGGAAAATCTTGTTTTGACTCAGAAGATAGGTGTACCTGAAACACACCTTGCCTCTGAATCATTCGACTTCGCCACCTCGACAACTGCGCTTGAGATGGTTCGCGGTATCAGTGGAGAAGAAGGTTATATCGAGTGCCTTAAGGAAATTCGCAGGGTACTCAAACCGGGCGGAATCTTCGCCTTGGGCGAGCCGATGCACCTTGATGTACCTTTGCCCGAAGACTTGGAACCGTACGTTTCACAACCGGAATTTCCGTGGAAGGAATGCTTCAGGACTGTTGACAGCACTGTTGCCGACCTTAAACTAGCCGGATTTGAAATCGTCGAGAGCGGCTATGCTCCCGATGCGTGGGACTGGTGGATGGAATTCGCTAAGCATGACCCTTTCTGCAAAAAGGACCCGGACGATGATCCGAAAACCCTTGCTGTAGATAATGGACGCTGGACCAGCTTCGGCTATATAATCGCCAAGAAATAA